The following nucleotide sequence is from Dromaius novaehollandiae isolate bDroNov1 chromosome Z, bDroNov1.hap1, whole genome shotgun sequence.
ACATTTAACTTTCTTTTGTAGGGTAAAACTGTTACCCTGAAGCTGAAGAATGTGAATTTTGAAGTAAAAACAAGAGCTTCAACTGTGCCATCTTCTGTTTCTACTGAGGAGGAAATATTTGCTGTCGCTAAAGACTTGTTAGGAACAGAAATTGATACTGTTTCTCCTCATCCTTTACGGATAAGACTTATGGGTATACTATTTTAAACTTCTTCCTTTTTAGAGTTAGAACTTACCGTGTATCAAGATAGTAGCCTGTGCTCTGAAGTAAAATTAGTCTAAATTGATTTATCCTTTTTCCATTACTCTGGTAGTTTTTGCAAAGTGGAGCAATTCTGGAGTGCTAAATAGTGACTCAGTATTGTTTCACTATCTGAGGTTGTATCTTTCCTACCATCTGTTACCCCCGGACCAATGTACAGGTCAGCATGAGAGCAAAAACTTAATGCATAGCAGTCTTTAATTCTGCTGCCTTAAAAGAGCATTTAAATCTGCTTTGTTCCACAGCAGCAACTAGCTTCTGTCTGTAACTGCTTTTAGAAACAAAAGCCTTAAATAAAAGTGCTTCTAACTTGAAGATGCTGTGTTTTGACAGAAGCTACCAGATTTCTTGCAGAAATAAATTGTATGTTTGGATTCTAAGATCCACATACTTCAAGTGATTATACATTTTTCTATTTGAACCATCCAATGATATATAAAACTTATTTGTTCTGTTAAAAtatgctgaaggaaaaaatattttgatgggAAAATTTCATGCAGAACTATCTTTCAGACTTCATTCTACATAACTATTAAGTTTATAGCCTCCCATTATAGTGCAATCAGTTAATACTTCATGGGTTCTGAAATTAATGATAGAATTGGGCAGGTCTTCAGGCGTGATAATACAGTTGTATGGATCTTGTGATCCGCTGTCAGCCTTTGCAGGTAGTATAGCTTCTCTTTAGAGTTCAGGTGCACTTTTATCGAGTGGTTGTATACCTGAGAAAGGTATTCATTAAGTACTAATATCAAAATTTCATAAAATCGGTATTATAAATTGCAACTTTTGTTTTTCATCATTAGGTGTACGAGTATCGGGATTTCTaagtgaagaagagaagaaataccaacaaaaaagcattaaaagttTTCTAAAATCAGGAAAAGATATCAGTTTTCTTAAGCTTGGGCCAGGGAAATCCAACCAAGAATACTGCACAGAAAATTCAGAAGCAACTCCCAGAGGGAGTTTTTTTGATAAAAAGCGAGCTGCAAGGCAACAAAACAGTGAGGATCTTCTTCTAAATGAAACAGTAGATAAGCAGCTCTTTTGTGATAGGAAATCATCCACAAATTTTGTGGAAGAAACGGACGAAGTCACAGCCATACAGAATTCTACTGTGTGTAAGATCTTCACCTGCCCTGTTTGTTTTGAGGAGCAAAGAAGCAGTAATTTGGAAGAGCTTAACAGACATATTGATGAGTGTCTTGCTGGGGGTCTTGTTAAAGATACTGTAGAAATATCAAAGAATgagaattcaaaagaaaatacatttaacttttttccatactgtaaaaatgaaaatgttgagGTATGTCAGAACAATAAAACAGATCAGTTGGCAGGTACATGCCAGTCAGCAAGTACATCTGGCAACTCTGCTAGCAATAGCACAGAAAAATTATCTCAGATAGTAGTTGATAAACCTCGTGAAGAAAGACAGCCTAGCCAGCTCAGTGTTATGGCTAGAAATGTGTGTATAAAACAGTGTCTTCTTCCCAAAAGAATTCCTCTGGAGAGTACAGACCATCCTGAAAAGACTGAGAATACAGAAGAAACTAGTTCATCCTGTTTCTTTGAAGCCAAAGAAGACAATGTTCTTGTTTGTCCAGTTTGTAATTTAGAGCAGAAAACCACTAGTCTTATGTCATTTAATAGACATGTGGATATCTGCTTAAATAAAGGCATTATCCAGGagctgacagaaaaaaatgattgtcCTACTAAGACTTACGATACAGAAGATTCAAACAGAGTTGGTGAGTATGCACATTAAGATTTATTTGATTGTTCAAATTACTTATttgtgtaataaaaataatttgtttattgTATACTTTGAACTTTTCAGGGCTTTGAGATTGTTGCCACAAATTAATTTGAGTAAAGTCTGTGTAAAAGTAAAtcgttttaaataaaaataccaaattCCTTTCAATGACAAATTAGATTTATGAATGAGGTGGTAGTTACacagtatattttcttttgtggtgAAGGTGATGTAGGAATTACTACTCATTTCTGTCCAATCCCATGGTTGTTATCCCCCCAACCATGCTCAGAAAGATGTTTGTAAGGTCACTCTGAAATTTCTatcagtgaaaatgtttttaaccTGGATCATTTCATTCAGATGACAGAAAAGTTCCATTAAGTAATGTGTTGGCAAAAACAAAGAGGTTGTGAACTAAAGCATAAAGGCAGGAACTTgcaaaccctttttttttttccaccaataaATGTATCGCATAACTGCACTTGTAGCATGCCAAGCCAATAGCATATTTACTCAAGCGGCTTCTCTTTTTGGTGAAGAGTTAATTTGGGGGTTATGACAATGAAGAATTTTTTGACAAGATTAGAGGCCATGCATGGGTATTTTTGTAGCTGCTTAAAATGCCTTGTTTCTCATCTAGCTTGGGAGCTTaataagataaaattaaaatgctaatgTGTTAAAATTATTAGAACACAGTTAAGACTTACAATATGAATCTTTTACAAGGAAAATTTTATAAGCAGTATTGTTGTTAGCTGTGCAGACaggctttgttttaaatgaaaatcttccTGTTAGTAAAGATTCTTTTTCCCCTAAAggataaacaatttaaaaacatagTTTTCAATAACCAGCTTGAAAATCAACTACATTCTACTGAAATATTTATGGAAACTGCAATAGCGTTCAAATTAATCCCTTAAAATTCAATAACTAAaggtttctgctttttctgttttaaatatgttACTGTAACTGGCAGTGCTGAAACTGCAGATAATAAAATGTTACCTACTTCTTGAGAGAGATTGAGTTCAGATACGTCAGAAAAGAATGGGAAGGAAAAGCTTTACCTGGAACTATTCTTTTAAAAGTTTTGCTAGGCATGCGTTTTCCACAGCATTCTTGCTGTATAAGTAATTCATTTTGGTTGTTCCCAATTATTTTTAGGAAGTTTAAGTAGAGGACAACAGTGTACAAATCCATCACAAGGAGCAAAAAGGTAAGGGTTTTCTGGAAACTGATCACACaactcttattttaaaataataatgctaTCAAGTTATTCAGTTTTCTAAAGTTGTGTGAATGTGTTGTGCATGTTtccctcttatttatttatttttttctttaactttagGTCTGGACTTGCAACTTCACAGTCAGTATCAAAAAAGGCCAAGTCAAGCAATTCCAAGCATAcaattgaaatgttttttaaatgactatATAGCAATGTATGAAGTATTTCATAATGTTTCATGACTGCAAATTAACTTAGCATCAGTGGTAGGCTTGAGTCAGATGACTGTCTCTTCGAAGTCATTGCACGATTGTATAAAAAGATGATGATTGAGGTAGAAGACAACTGAGGTCATCTAATTTTTTTGAGAATAATACAATTTTCTCAGTTGTTTCTGAGAAAATTTGCTAGCacttagtttttgtttgtttacattgAAAATGTGAAACTCCTTTGTTGGAGTCACCAGCAGTCTCATGGGTTGTCTCTGGTGTTCGACAGACAGAGCAGGGAGGTTAGAGCTGCCTCTGAGCAAGCTGGCAGGGCAACTGCCTGAGCAAGCAGGCATCGTTAGCTAGGGTGCCAGGCTGGGCTCACGTGAGGGCCCTCATCGCAGACCCGTGCTAGCATCTCTGCCAGGCCTGGTGCTGTGTTGCATGTGACAGATGTACTGACTCTGGCTTGTGCTTTCTCTGGCAATTCAGCACCAAACCGAATTGTGGTATCAGCTGTGTTATAGTAAAGGAGAGGTGGGTTTCCTGATTTCAGTTCTTATGAACATTTGTTACCTCAGTTGAGACAAAAATGGTCGGCCTTGcagtttcagaggaaaagagcaagaattCAGAGCTCAGGCAAGTTTCCGCTGTAGTCCCTGGAAATTATTTCAATTAGAGGTGATGCGCCAACCCTGACAGGCTCAGTCTTATGAGATACAAAATGATttcagggatttaaaaaaaatgtaataaacctGTTGATGAGAAAATGATGCCTCTACGTTAGTCAGATGTACACTGTTTGATCCTTGGCCTTTCAAAAGAGACAGAGAACTTTGGGTTTCTTTGGAACTGTCAAGTCGATACCTTTCAGTGGCAGTAAATTCACTCTAGAAAGTCTTATAGTGTACTAATAATATGAATGACATGTAAATATTCATGATGCTGAAATGAAGCAACTTTCTTATTATTACTcatatttctctttgaaaagtgttttgtattttttaataaactctaTTTTATAAGTACGTGTGTGGAAGGGGAAAGCTGTGAAGTGCAAATATTTAAACTATTCTGTTAAGATATTTTCCTCTTCACACCAGATTGCTTATTTGTagatattttattataattaaataatatttatcaaGCAAATAATTTATGATGGTAGCATACTTCTTAAAGTTATACAAACAATGACGAGCCCTTGACAAAATATGAagtgatttttaaattgcataGTCTTTAAGGAAATGGTGGTGATAAAAGCATCTGTTTTGTTGCTTAACTGTATTGGGATTACTCTgtgtttttgatttttctgttttttgggggtttttcttttttccctttccaaacaaATATGTACGTGATCTGTTCTGGATGCTCTGGTTAGGTCCAGAATCTGCTTCTTCACTTCCCAATTtgctggaatgatttaaaaattcaCCGTCTCTACCTCCTCATCTCTACTCATTTGCCAGAAGCCGCTATGCCCACAGCTCTGTCATTTGAATTCATGTCAGTGCTCCCTAATCTGCTTTGGACCAAATCAGCTGGACTGGTTCAGGCTGCTGTGTAAGCTAGCTCAGTTGACTTTGTCTAAAGCAGGTCAGTGAGCATTCAGCATGTGCTGTCCTGCTGATGGAGCTGGGGGATGGCAACTTTTGGTTGGAGAGACATAAAAGCAACTGGGGGAGCAATAGCTTAAGTTGCCACTGCTGTTTAGAAAGTGAACATCTGTCCCATAATTAGCCTACATCTGTCTGTATGCTGTCTCTTAAGTCATTATTTGACTGTTACACTAGATGCTGGGCTGTACCTCACTGTCACATGATAACGTCTGATTCATTAAACATGTAAAATGTGATTATTATCTTCCCTTTGTTTGTGtgtatttctttcaaatttagatttttatttgtgcattacttgcacaaaaaaaaccctactgtaaATGTTTGAACAAATAAAGTAAGTCTGTCTTAGCCTAGGAAGTTATTTTATCATCTCTACAAAAGTGTCATAGAGTTATCTTAGAGTATTGAAAATTTAAATCGTGGAGTATCTTAGAGCTAATATAGAAATAAAACTCACAGTATTattctaaagaaagaaatgtcCATATTTGAGATGTGTATAAAATGTTACTACCTTTTAGAAAAGTGATTCTGTATATTTACAGAAGATTCCTGGTGAAattgttttaatgttttccatgcaaaatatttattacaaCTTGAAACAGAagcattatttttattccatgtAAGTTGTTATACAGCACTTAATTAGTGTTTTTATCTGAAGGAGGCCTTCAGTGCAGGATTAAGTAATGTCATAACTTTCTGtcatgttttgtgtgttttttctttattctcccccctcttcccccaccctTACGGAGAAAACTGTGCAAGTGAATATTTTCTGTCTTGCATTTTTCTCAGtgcacatgtatgtgtatgtatataatacCTGTGTGTTACATTGGTAATACCTGACCTTAACTTAGAATCTGCTTTCATTAACATCCAGAAAGTTCTTTATGGCTTGCCTGGGTCTAACTTACGGTATAGGTTATTCCTGTGTGTGAGCCGTTCCACATTTACTAAATCAACAGTGCTAATGACAACTGCTCTGAAGCACTTGAATGAGGTAGGATGGCAACAGATGAGAATTTGAGTGTAGTGTGAGTATCTGTTACTTACGGTGGGTGTATACATATATCATCTTGAATTTCTCTTCTAATTATAtatgacagagaaaaggatgaTGCTTCTGTGATCTAACAATCTTCTCTCTACCATGTCTGAAGAAGAGAAATGCAGACAACGTGCGTGGCCacagagcatttttttctaaGGAGTATGTGCTTGACGTAACTAGGACAGTCATAGACAAGCCTCTCCCTGACCAGTAGAAGACTCGTTTGAGTTTATCTCGTAAATCACCAGTACATAAAAACTTACAGAATAGCATTTTCATGTTGAATCTGTTTGCTGCTGTCTATAATAATAGCCTCATTTATCTGTCTGTAGAATGTCTTACTGTGGTTGGATATCAGAGTCACCCATTCTGTTCAAGTTTATTAGTTGTCTGACCTGGGAGTTTGATAGATTCTTTATATCTGGAAAGGTTGGAGGTTTGGAAAACGTCCAGTTCTTCATACTGGGAATATAGGTAAACTGTTGCTTATGCTGTTCTCAAAGCTCCTGAAGTTGATCTTTAAAGTGACAATAATTCTACAGGTAGGAACTTCAGCAGGGCAGAGTTTGGGCTGGAATCACTCTGTCAGTAGCTTAATTCTTACTGGAATTATGGCCGTGTTTATAACATCCTCCTCTGTCTCTTATGTTGTAGCATGCAGAGCCAAGCAAGCGATTATATCAACGTAGTTGTCAAGAGTCACATTGCCTGCAAGTGAGCCTAGGGAGCAGCCTGCAGGTGCCCTTGGTTTGTTGTCCAGCCAGTGTTTTGTATGATCTCTACCATATCTCTTCTTATTTCCGTTGGTATGCAGCAGCACCAGTTGAGATTAGGCTTCTCCATAAATGTCCTAATGAGCGCTTGAAAGGCAAGCCACAGCAGCTAGTCTAGTTGTAACAgtaagagattgggggggggggggggagagtgtAACTACAGGGTGCTACAGTTGCACAGGATGACAATTTATATGCCAGTTGATTCAGAATCTTACAGAATttaatgtttttcattaaaatctaATACTTGCTGCCATGACATTAGCTTCAGGTCTCACCTCCTTTTATAAGACTTAAtctttgtttcttcccttttcttaatGCACTATTTCCAGCCATGCTTTTGTCtcacttcacatttttttcttcttactggatttacttatttatgtatttattattactgttatctTCCAATATTAACAAATACTCTGAATTCCTGGTGTTCTCGGTTCCTGGGAGAGAGCAACCTGTGAAGAAAAGTGAGGAAGATGTTCCAGTAGTCCCTTGCTCTGCCGTCTGGTATGGGTGGTTTCCTCATCAGTCTTTTCTGCAAGTTGCTGGGGCCTTTTGAAAGAGTCACTGTTGCGGTCAGCAGTATAAAGAATGCAGTGAACTTAGTATTTGCAAAGTCTGAGTAtataaaacagctgaaaaagttAATAAGAGAACAGAGATAAGCTATGAAATAATAATACGGTATGATAGTAATTAGAACCTGAAACTGATAGACGGTGTTTCCAGGCTATATGTACAACTATGTTCCTCGTTTCGAGGTTCATGCTGCAACTCTGGTTATGTTTGAGGCTGCAGATCTATCATGTCTTTGATGTCAGCTGTGTGATGTGAATCTAATAATTCTAAAgttgtcctttttctttcatgtgggGAAAGAGCATTAATACTGCGAACAGTGGGCCCATACTACATGTTCAGTTCCCATAAAAAATTAAAGCTCTTCCTCTTAAGATGATGTGCTGGAACATTTGACTCACAGGAAGCGAGTAAAAGCAAAATCTCCATATGGCTAAAGCAGCTAGTTGTTCTTGCCACACAGGGTTTATTTTCACACTGATATTTCAGCTGAATAAAGTTCCTCTACTAGAGTACAGTTGATAAAAACTGTCTTATGAAACGTAGGTGTACCACATGTAAAGAACATTGTACATCACAGCCTGACAGTATCAAAAAtgttgaaaggagaaaagaactaTGAAATCCATTTATGTGCAATAAGCAGAATCTGAGCAAATAGTTTTGTATCCAGATTAGTTTGGTTTACAAACTACTTCAAGTCTTTCAGATTAAAGTTACCATGGTTATTTATAGTGTTAATAATTTTAGAAGTTAAGACAATGGTATAATCTGAGGTGACCATTATCtacataaaatgaaatatcaGTGCTGGTTTAAGTAGGCAAAAGTAATAGTGGAGTTGGAATTTCAAGACAAGCTGAGAATTCTCTGATTAAATAGGTCTCAAGAAGATGTCAGTTCACTGAAACTCAACCTTGGCGATGTATGTATCTATTTCAATTGGACTTGGACAAAAGAGAGTATCATCTACCTGAAAATTAACTGTGTCATGATAATACTACTTATGTGCATGTTTCTGCCCCAAATAATTCTTGCCAGAAGCACCTCAGTCTCTAGCATCCCAAGAGTGAGTCAGGCCTGCAAGGGGCACAGAGGCAGTCTCCCTCTCTGATCCAGTTAACACTGGGCTAAGGTAGAGTAACTCCAAGAGGAATTTCCCAAGAAAATGCCCTTCAGCCTGCACAGAGCTCCATGACTACCCTGCAATTAGTAACAAAGCTCCCTAGCTCTAGGGGCCCACGCAAGCTATAGGATCCACTGTGTGAGCACACGCACCCGTGTGTGCATCCACACTTGTGTTTTCTTGTGACATTGCTTTCAAAAGTGCTTCTCATTTGTGTGATGACTGGGAAGTGCTGCAGAAGTAAATGCCTCTTGGTGGTTAAATGCGTCTTTGTGGTTGTCTCTTTGTGCCTGTGTTTGTATGTGTAAATTGCTATTTGGTCCCAAGGCTAACAGCTTAATTTGCTCTGTGCTATGGGAGGACTGTGCAAGGGTGGCATGTTGCCTAGCTAATGTCAAAAGCTCCGTGTATTTAGTCCCCACTGGCTTTTGAAGCAAATACCTAAAGCTCCTGCTCGCCCTTCCCTCTTCAGGCCGTTGCGGCCAAGTGCTGGTGTAAGGCAGTGCTGCAGGCATGCTGGGGAGGTGCTGCCGGTGCTGGGGGAGCGCTGCCAGGCCCGCAGGCTGCCTGGGCGTGCTTGGCTCAATTTGCAACCCTAGAACCGGTTTTTCAGTGCAGCAGGGAAAACACACCCCAGGCAAATGCCCAGCACCTCCCTCAGCACACCTGCATGAGGCCCTTTCCGTCAGAGGCAAAAAGAGGACCTGAAGGCTGCAATGAAGGGGCTGAGCGATCTGTTCGGCTTCAGGGAGGATGTGAggcaggcagctgcagcagccagccACGACAGTCGTGAGTGCGCAGGGCTGGGGCGGCACGGGCACTGAGGCGAGGCCTGGCTTCAAGTTAGTAACTCAGAGTGGTGTTCCAGGAATTGAACAGCTGGAATAGCCAAAGGGCTTTTGGTGCCTCCTGTCCTGGGCTGGAGGGGGGAGAGcagatgttttttaaaatcacTAGTTGTTAAGCTTGGTGACGGGTGTCATCCTGGGAGGAGGGTTCTCCTTTCGCCTTCACCCGCTTGAGCAATCGGTCCCATGTAggcagctctgcttctgcctctccccaggcCCCTGTCGTGTCTGAGACCTGCTGTTGTGCTTTGGTGTCCTGGGGAAATACGCGAGGAAGCAGACGGGCAGAGCTGGgtttgggctgctgctgcccttggcCACTATTTACTCCTGGTCAGGCTGAGGCCTCGGCCAGTGTAAAGGGACAAGGAGCCACAGGCTGCATCCAGAGACAGAGGTCTGGGCGGCAGCAAAGGCGGCACACAAACTGAGGTCAGGGTTGCCAGTGCTGTCGGGTCCATCTGAATCTCCCTTTTGTCACAAGCAAAGATGAAAACGAGTTGTGAACAAAAGGAAGTGAAACATGACCTGTTTTATATGTAGTAAAAAATAGCAACGAGTATATGTAGCACCTTTTATTACTACAGCTCTGGTAGACATGGGATCAGCAGTTGTGGTTTGGTATGTCCATCTTCCAAGAACCTGGTCCGGCAAACTGTCCGGCACCCCACTTCCACTTCACTCCTGAAACTGTCTGAGGGTGTTCACTAGGGTTAGTCACAGTCGCATACATGATGTTTAGTATGTGTAAACAGCCCAACTGATTCAGGCCCTTAGTCCTGGGGCGGGGAGGAAGTCCTGGTCTCAGGAAAGCCAGTGGCATGACTCAGTGACTGTGGACTCCATATTTCACCTTGCAAATCAGTTTGTTGAAGAATAGTCTGTTACAGCGTGGGCTGCAAATAGTGCAAATGGGTTATTTGTGGGAACTGAATGGTAGTTGTTAACCTGTACTGTGACCATGTTCTGTGATCTTAGTGTGATAACCAGGCTCTGTTCTGGGTCATGCTTCCTGTTTCCAGATTTGCAAAGaaggctgatgagagcagagaagaaaatatatgaataaaatatcaCTGTAAGATTCAATAGACAGTTTTCCCATGAGTTCTTTAAATTGGAAAAcgattattttagaaaaagattcCTGTGATTTAAAGATATAACCACTTTGCTCTAGTCATTTTTTTGTCAGTAACAAGCATGAAAATGGAGAgaattttgaaaggagaaaaaatgttatCAAAAATGTTAACTATGATTTAATTTTTAGAAACTGTAGAGTGAAAATAACTTGGAATATAGTGTTgtcattatttttgtattttccctcTTCAGAACTCTTCAGCCCATCTAAATTCCTGTTTTAGTCTATGTTCTTTTCAAGATACAGAGAGATTTCATATTGTGGATACCACAAGAGGAAATtcaagaaaggagggaaaaaaatgatttactgTATGAACAACTTATTCTGTCTTTTGAATACTGAAATATCTGGATCATGCTTTGACTTCAGCGGAAGTTGTTCTTATCTGTTGTATTACTGAAAGGAGGATCAAGGCCATTTACACTGAAATAACAGTTAAATACgagaacagaaaaactgaagataTTTCAAAGCTTGAGTTTCTGTTGAAGAGGGTTAAACAGTTtagttttctgcatctttttacTTCCTTGCTTTTCCAAGAGAGGAAGAATATTGGGATGGTCAACACATTGTTAAATCCTGCTATGTATTCTTTGTAGACAGGACTGTCTACAGATGAAATCAGCtgataaaataactttttaattagctcaaaaggaaaaattgaaaaggaaatatAGTTACTTTGATGAAATCTGTAGATCAGTGAGCCAAAAATTTTGTATGAAgccatggaaaacaaaacaaaaagaattaacAGCCACAAGTGGATTATGTGTTGCTGCTGCTACTTGAAAATAGAGTGATTGCTAATAATGCAAGGAACACCAAGTTCTGGAAACCACAGCTCTGGTAGAAAGCTTCCATAAATCTGTTGTCTGACAGTTCTGTGCTTTTGTAACTTTATGCATggaaaaagcattttgcagaaaTAGGAAAAGGTTGTGCAGAAAGTTAGCGCAGCAGTGTGCCAGGAATGCTGCTGTTCTTACTTCCTGAATTAAGAGCTATTAAGAGAGAGATTAGAAAACATCATACCCTGAGCAAAAAGTCGTCTTTTTAGCTGTGTGCTTCCGGTTCATCACTGGtgaacaggagagagaagagcAATCACtaatttcttttcagaactaCAGCAAAACTGTACTCTCCAGTGCAGATAAAGTAAAGACACACTGCTTTCTCTTGTTCCTTGAAGGCAGCGTAAGTAGTCTATTGCGATTGTTCCTGAATGTCCTGAGTTGCAAGTGTTTGCCTCTGCACCTTCACGTAAGGTACATGTGCAAGTGCTTGTCAGCAACTGCTGGGAATGGATGTGGCCTAATTGTGACTAGACCCAATTACAGCTAATTGGTGCCCTACATTTTTGCCACTGATTTTCTTTGAACAAGGTATCTTGTGACCACTGGTTTACCTATGTTTGACACCAAGATGGTGGAAACCTCTGGCAGGTACTTCTTTATGGGTGTAGACTATGAAAACTACAAGTGAGGCATATATTCTGCAAAGATCACTGCTCACAACCCTGATTCTGTTATCAGTCACACTCCTTGTCACGGATGCGAGTTTTATGGAAGACTCTTTACATACAGTTTGTTTGAAAATTTGCAAACATTAGACATGGTGAATTTGAAGAAATGGAATTTTCCATATGCATAAGGGTAACTGGTTAGAATTTTTGCATGAATCTGGACAAATATT
It contains:
- the LOC112987028 gene encoding DNA polymerase kappa isoform X2, with amino-acid sequence MELEQSRNLSCTIVHIDMDAFYAAVEMRDNPELKEKPIAVGSMSMLSTSNYHARRFGVRAAMPGFIAKKLCPHLTIVPLNFEKYGKVSKEVREILAEYDPNFMPMGLDEAYLNITEYLEERLNWPEDNRRYFFNTESTTENGKQDINMSAKFSLNEDAFSSSPLLFEDNTSLTDDHPEQRGPSAVNSVVFGNSAEEVVKEIRFRIEQKTRLTASAGIAPNTMLAKMCSDHNKPNGQYRITPERQAVLDFVKDLPIRKVPGIGKVTEKMLKALGIVTCSELYQQRALLSLLFSETSWHNFLGVSLGLGSTHLEKDGERKSMSTERTFSEINIAEDQYSLCRELCRDLAQELQKEGLKGKTVTLKLKNVNFEVKTRASTVPSSVSTEEEIFAVAKDLLGTEIDTVSPHPLRIRLMGVRVSGFLSEEEKKYQQKSIKSFLKSGKDISFLKLGPGKSNQEYCTENSEATPRGSFFDKKRAARQQNSEDLLLNETVDKQLFCDRKSSTNFVEETDEVTAIQNSTVCKIFTCPVCFEEQRSSNLEELNRHIDECLAGGLVKDTVEISKNENSKENTFNFFPYCKNENVEVCQNNKTDQLAGTCQSASTSGNSASNSTEKLSQIVVDKPREERQPSQLSVMARNVCIKQCLLPKRIPLESTDHPEKTENTEETSSSCFFEAKEDNVLVCPVCNLEQKTTSLMSFNRHVDICLNKGIIQELTEKNDCPTKTYDTEDSNRVGSLSRGQQCTNPSQGAKRSGLATSQSVSKKAKSSNSKHTIEMFFK